A genomic window from Bacillota bacterium includes:
- a CDS encoding branched-chain amino acid ABC transporter permease, which translates to MVGRLSTVFQRGERLAVPLGLAAVAAGAVGLAAVPLVASRFYVYFVMQMMVLGMFALAFNLLYGHAGLLSFGHAAFYATGAYVAGLALKHGGVSILPAVAGGVAAAAALGLVVGFFSVRHTDIYFSMLTLAFGQMVYSLAWKWVAVTGGDNGLIGIPRAPLVLLPGVRVPLDSLFHYYYLVLAAFVASVWILHRLSRSPFGLTLNGLRENAERVAFSGISVRRVKLVAFVISAAVAGLAGSLVAPLENTVSPAAAHWTKSAEPVLASLIGGTRTFAGPVVGAAVFMALKEAIERRTEYWLVALGVALVAIVLGFRSGILGTLAGLLHKAVPAPSNGSVAARAGEGTEAGEGATPRLGHGE; encoded by the coding sequence TTGGTCGGGCGCCTTTCGACCGTGTTTCAGCGTGGCGAGCGGCTTGCTGTCCCGCTGGGCCTTGCGGCGGTGGCGGCCGGCGCCGTGGGGCTTGCCGCGGTGCCGCTGGTCGCCTCACGCTTCTACGTCTACTTCGTCATGCAGATGATGGTCCTCGGCATGTTCGCCCTGGCCTTCAATTTGCTCTACGGCCACGCCGGGCTGCTTTCGTTCGGGCATGCGGCCTTCTACGCTACCGGCGCCTATGTGGCGGGGCTCGCCTTGAAACACGGCGGCGTCTCCATCCTGCCAGCCGTGGCGGGAGGCGTGGCGGCTGCGGCGGCGCTGGGCCTCGTGGTGGGGTTCTTTTCGGTGCGGCACACGGACATCTACTTTTCAATGCTCACACTCGCCTTCGGCCAAATGGTTTACTCGTTGGCCTGGAAATGGGTGGCCGTCACCGGAGGCGACAACGGGCTCATCGGCATCCCGAGAGCGCCTCTGGTGCTGCTCCCCGGTGTTCGGGTGCCGCTCGACTCGTTGTTCCACTACTACTATCTCGTGCTCGCCGCGTTCGTCGCCAGCGTATGGATCCTCCACCGGCTGAGCCGCTCCCCCTTCGGACTCACTCTTAACGGGCTGCGGGAGAACGCGGAGCGCGTGGCCTTCTCGGGCATTTCGGTGCGGCGGGTAAAACTCGTCGCATTCGTCATATCGGCGGCGGTGGCCGGCCTTGCCGGGTCGCTCGTGGCGCCCCTGGAAAATACCGTGTCGCCGGCGGCAGCGCACTGGACCAAGTCAGCCGAACCCGTCCTCGCCTCTCTGATCGGGGGCACCCGCACTTTCGCCGGGCCCGTGGTGGGTGCGGCCGTTTTCATGGCCCTCAAAGAAGCCATCGAGCGACGCACCGAATACTGGCTCGTCGCGCTGGGAGTAGCGCTGGTAGCCATCGTCCTCGGGTTTCGCTCGGGTATTCTCGGCACGCTGGCGGGGCTGTTGCACAAAGCGGTGCCGGCGCCTTCCAACGGTTCGGTGGCGGCGCGGGCAGGCGAGGGAACCGAGGCGGGTGAGGGAGCCACCCCTCGCCTTGGACACGGGGAGTGA
- a CDS encoding branched-chain amino acid ABC transporter permease, with the protein MAQAILYQALVGVSQGMYVWLTSAGLTLIFGVLGVLNFAHGAFYMLGAYVAFFALRSLGLNFWAGLLLAPLAVAIAGAVAERALVSRTYALAHGYQLLLTFGLALIFDDLVKLVWGPVYQSVPSPRFLRGAVWIAGQPFARFNLFLVGVGVLVAGALWLFLHRTTWGKFIRAAAADRDMAAALGLNVRNIYTVVFAIACWLAALGGALSAVTQPASPGMGDAIIIQAFVVAVIGGLGNLLGAFVGSVLIGVLHALGVFFVPVFEQALIFLLMAAVFIWRPTGLFARAGA; encoded by the coding sequence GTGGCCCAGGCCATCCTCTATCAGGCCCTTGTTGGCGTCAGCCAGGGCATGTACGTCTGGCTGACATCGGCAGGGTTGACCCTCATCTTCGGAGTGCTCGGTGTCCTCAACTTCGCGCATGGCGCGTTTTACATGCTGGGCGCCTACGTCGCGTTCTTCGCGCTGCGAAGCCTGGGCCTCAACTTCTGGGCCGGGCTGCTGCTGGCTCCCCTGGCGGTGGCCATTGCGGGGGCGGTGGCGGAGCGTGCGCTTGTGAGCCGCACCTACGCGCTCGCTCACGGATACCAGTTGCTGCTCACCTTCGGGCTGGCGCTCATCTTCGATGACCTGGTCAAGCTCGTGTGGGGTCCGGTGTACCAATCGGTTCCGTCGCCCAGGTTTTTGCGGGGAGCGGTCTGGATCGCTGGTCAGCCTTTCGCTCGCTTCAACTTGTTCCTGGTAGGGGTCGGCGTTCTGGTAGCGGGGGCCTTGTGGCTTTTCCTGCATCGAACGACATGGGGGAAGTTCATCCGGGCGGCCGCCGCCGACCGCGACATGGCGGCCGCTCTCGGTCTCAATGTCCGCAACATCTACACGGTTGTCTTCGCCATCGCCTGCTGGCTGGCGGCCCTCGGGGGCGCGCTCTCCGCGGTCACCCAGCCGGCATCCCCCGGCATGGGCGACGCCATTATCATCCAGGCGTTTGTGGTGGCGGTCATCGGTGGGCTCGGGAACCTCCTCGGGGCGTTCGTGGGCTCCGTTCTCATCGGCGTGCTGCACGCACTGGGGGTTTTCTTCGTGCCGGTCTTCGAGCAGGCCCTCATCTTTCTGCTGATGGCTGCCGTCTTCATCTGGCGGCCCACAGGGCTGTTCGCACGGGCCGGAGCGTAG